One genomic region from Sylvia atricapilla isolate bSylAtr1 chromosome 16, bSylAtr1.pri, whole genome shotgun sequence encodes:
- the TPD52L2 gene encoding tumor protein D54 isoform X6, which produces MESASQDINLYSPNKGLLADAMTDVPVDNAARGAAPEGLSLAEEEELRAELAKVEEEIGTLRQVLAAKERHCGELKRKLGLTPLDGLKQNLSKSWHDVQVSNAYVKTSEKLGEWNDKVTQSDLYLSASSTLEDWNEKLTQSEAYKKTQETLSQAGQKTSAALSNVGSVISRKLGDMRNSATFKSFEDRVGTIKSRVVGSRENSTDGLHSPSGAGDKPPQDNTPF; this is translated from the exons ATGGAGAGCGCCAGCCAGG ATATCAACCTTTACTCTCCCAACAAAGGTCTGCTGGCGGATGCCATGACAGATGTTCCCGTGGATAACGCGGCCCGGGGCGCTGCGCCCGAGGGATTGAGTCTGgccgaggaggaggagctgagagccGAGCTCGCCAAG GTTGAAGAAGAAATTGGTACTCTCAGACAAGTTCTGGCTGCCAAAGAGAGGCACTGTGGGGAGCTGAAGAGGAAGCTGGGTCTGACTCCCTTGGATGGGCTGAAGCAAAACCTGTCCAAAAGCTGGCACGATGTCCAAGTCTCCAATGC TTATGTGAAAACATCTGAGAAACTTGGAGAGTGGAATGACAAAGTGACACAGTCTGACTT ATATCtttcagccagcagcacactggaggactggaatgaaaaattaacTCAATCAGAAGC ttaTAAGAAGACCCAGGAAACCCTTTCCCAGGCTGGACAGAAGACTTCAGCAGCCCTTTCCAATGTAGGTTCTGTTATCAGCAGGAAGCTTGGTGACATGAG GAATTCTGCAACCTTCAAGTCCTTTGAAGATAGAGTTGGGACCATAAAG TCCAGagtggtgggcagcagggaaaacagcacCGACGGCCTCCACTCcccctctggagctggggacaAGCCTCCACAAGACAACACTCCCTTCTAG
- the TPD52L2 gene encoding tumor protein D54 isoform X4 has protein sequence MESASQDINLYSPNKGLLADAMTDVPVDNAARGAAPEGLSLAEEEELRAELAKVEEEIGTLRQVLAAKERHCGELKRKLGLTPLDGLKQNLSKSWHDVQVSNAYVKTSEKLGEWNDKVTQSDFYKKTQETLSQAGQKTSAALSNVGSVISRKLGDMRAHSISHSLSGYSIRHSISMPAMRNSATFKSFEDRVGTIKSRVVGSRENSTDGLHSPSGAGDKPPQDNTPF, from the exons ATGGAGAGCGCCAGCCAGG ATATCAACCTTTACTCTCCCAACAAAGGTCTGCTGGCGGATGCCATGACAGATGTTCCCGTGGATAACGCGGCCCGGGGCGCTGCGCCCGAGGGATTGAGTCTGgccgaggaggaggagctgagagccGAGCTCGCCAAG GTTGAAGAAGAAATTGGTACTCTCAGACAAGTTCTGGCTGCCAAAGAGAGGCACTGTGGGGAGCTGAAGAGGAAGCTGGGTCTGACTCCCTTGGATGGGCTGAAGCAAAACCTGTCCAAAAGCTGGCACGATGTCCAAGTCTCCAATGC TTATGTGAAAACATCTGAGAAACTTGGAGAGTGGAATGACAAAGTGACACAGTCTGACTT ttaTAAGAAGACCCAGGAAACCCTTTCCCAGGCTGGACAGAAGACTTCAGCAGCCCTTTCCAATGTAGGTTCTGTTATCAGCAGGAAGCTTGGTGACATGAG GGCTCACTCCATCTCACATTCCCTTAG CGGCTACTCCATCCGCCACTCGATAAGTATGCCAGCCATGAG GAATTCTGCAACCTTCAAGTCCTTTGAAGATAGAGTTGGGACCATAAAG TCCAGagtggtgggcagcagggaaaacagcacCGACGGCCTCCACTCcccctctggagctggggacaAGCCTCCACAAGACAACACTCCCTTCTAG
- the TPD52L2 gene encoding tumor protein D54 isoform X1, giving the protein MESASQDINLYSPNKGLLADAMTDVPVDNAARGAAPEGLSLAEEEELRAELAKVEEEIGTLRQVLAAKERHCGELKRKLGLTPLDGLKQNLSKSWHDVQVSNAYVKTSEKLGEWNDKVTQSDLYLSASSTLEDWNEKLTQSEAYKKTQETLSQAGQKTSAALSNVGSVISRKLGDMRAHSISHSLSGYSIRHSISMPAMRNSATFKSFEDRVGTIKSRVVGSRENSTDGLHSPSGAGDKPPQDNTPF; this is encoded by the exons ATGGAGAGCGCCAGCCAGG ATATCAACCTTTACTCTCCCAACAAAGGTCTGCTGGCGGATGCCATGACAGATGTTCCCGTGGATAACGCGGCCCGGGGCGCTGCGCCCGAGGGATTGAGTCTGgccgaggaggaggagctgagagccGAGCTCGCCAAG GTTGAAGAAGAAATTGGTACTCTCAGACAAGTTCTGGCTGCCAAAGAGAGGCACTGTGGGGAGCTGAAGAGGAAGCTGGGTCTGACTCCCTTGGATGGGCTGAAGCAAAACCTGTCCAAAAGCTGGCACGATGTCCAAGTCTCCAATGC TTATGTGAAAACATCTGAGAAACTTGGAGAGTGGAATGACAAAGTGACACAGTCTGACTT ATATCtttcagccagcagcacactggaggactggaatgaaaaattaacTCAATCAGAAGC ttaTAAGAAGACCCAGGAAACCCTTTCCCAGGCTGGACAGAAGACTTCAGCAGCCCTTTCCAATGTAGGTTCTGTTATCAGCAGGAAGCTTGGTGACATGAG GGCTCACTCCATCTCACATTCCCTTAG CGGCTACTCCATCCGCCACTCGATAAGTATGCCAGCCATGAG GAATTCTGCAACCTTCAAGTCCTTTGAAGATAGAGTTGGGACCATAAAG TCCAGagtggtgggcagcagggaaaacagcacCGACGGCCTCCACTCcccctctggagctggggacaAGCCTCCACAAGACAACACTCCCTTCTAG
- the TPD52L2 gene encoding tumor protein D54 isoform X9 has protein sequence MESASQDINLYSPNKGLLADAMTDVPVDNAARGAAPEGLSLAEEEELRAELAKVEEEIGTLRQVLAAKERHCGELKRKLGLTPLDGLKQNLSKSWHDVQVSNAYVKTSEKLGEWNDKVTQSDFYKKTQETLSQAGQKTSAALSNVGSVISRKLGDMRNSATFKSFEDRVGTIKSRVVGSRENSTDGLHSPSGAGDKPPQDNTPF, from the exons ATGGAGAGCGCCAGCCAGG ATATCAACCTTTACTCTCCCAACAAAGGTCTGCTGGCGGATGCCATGACAGATGTTCCCGTGGATAACGCGGCCCGGGGCGCTGCGCCCGAGGGATTGAGTCTGgccgaggaggaggagctgagagccGAGCTCGCCAAG GTTGAAGAAGAAATTGGTACTCTCAGACAAGTTCTGGCTGCCAAAGAGAGGCACTGTGGGGAGCTGAAGAGGAAGCTGGGTCTGACTCCCTTGGATGGGCTGAAGCAAAACCTGTCCAAAAGCTGGCACGATGTCCAAGTCTCCAATGC TTATGTGAAAACATCTGAGAAACTTGGAGAGTGGAATGACAAAGTGACACAGTCTGACTT ttaTAAGAAGACCCAGGAAACCCTTTCCCAGGCTGGACAGAAGACTTCAGCAGCCCTTTCCAATGTAGGTTCTGTTATCAGCAGGAAGCTTGGTGACATGAG GAATTCTGCAACCTTCAAGTCCTTTGAAGATAGAGTTGGGACCATAAAG TCCAGagtggtgggcagcagggaaaacagcacCGACGGCCTCCACTCcccctctggagctggggacaAGCCTCCACAAGACAACACTCCCTTCTAG
- the TPD52L2 gene encoding tumor protein D54 isoform X8 — translation MESASQDINLYSPNKGLLADAMTDVPVDNAARGAAPEGLSLAEEEELRAELAKVEEEIGTLRQVLAAKERHCGELKRKLGLTPLDGLKQNLSKSWHDVQVSNAYVKTSEKLGEWNDKVTQSDLYLSASSTLEDWNEKLTQSEAYKKTQETLSQAGQKTSAALSNVGSVISRKLGDMSGYSIRHSISMPAMRNSATFKSFEDRVGTIKTSIRANGLSDM, via the exons ATGGAGAGCGCCAGCCAGG ATATCAACCTTTACTCTCCCAACAAAGGTCTGCTGGCGGATGCCATGACAGATGTTCCCGTGGATAACGCGGCCCGGGGCGCTGCGCCCGAGGGATTGAGTCTGgccgaggaggaggagctgagagccGAGCTCGCCAAG GTTGAAGAAGAAATTGGTACTCTCAGACAAGTTCTGGCTGCCAAAGAGAGGCACTGTGGGGAGCTGAAGAGGAAGCTGGGTCTGACTCCCTTGGATGGGCTGAAGCAAAACCTGTCCAAAAGCTGGCACGATGTCCAAGTCTCCAATGC TTATGTGAAAACATCTGAGAAACTTGGAGAGTGGAATGACAAAGTGACACAGTCTGACTT ATATCtttcagccagcagcacactggaggactggaatgaaaaattaacTCAATCAGAAGC ttaTAAGAAGACCCAGGAAACCCTTTCCCAGGCTGGACAGAAGACTTCAGCAGCCCTTTCCAATGTAGGTTCTGTTATCAGCAGGAAGCTTGGTGACATGAG CGGCTACTCCATCCGCCACTCGATAAGTATGCCAGCCATGAG GAATTCTGCAACCTTCAAGTCCTTTGAAGATAGAGTTGGGACCATAAAG ACTAGTATTCGGGCAAATGGCCTCTCAGATATGTGA
- the TPD52L2 gene encoding tumor protein D54 isoform X10: MESASQDINLYSPNKGLLADAMTDVPVDNAARGAAPEGLSLAEEEELRAELAKVEEEIGTLRQVLAAKERHCGELKRKLGLTPLDGLKQNLSKSWHDVQVSNAYVKTSEKLGEWNDKVTQSDLYLSASSTLEDWNEKLTQSEAYKKTQETLSQAGQKTSAALSNVGSVISRKLGDMRNSATFKSFEDRVGTIKTSIRANGLSDM, from the exons ATGGAGAGCGCCAGCCAGG ATATCAACCTTTACTCTCCCAACAAAGGTCTGCTGGCGGATGCCATGACAGATGTTCCCGTGGATAACGCGGCCCGGGGCGCTGCGCCCGAGGGATTGAGTCTGgccgaggaggaggagctgagagccGAGCTCGCCAAG GTTGAAGAAGAAATTGGTACTCTCAGACAAGTTCTGGCTGCCAAAGAGAGGCACTGTGGGGAGCTGAAGAGGAAGCTGGGTCTGACTCCCTTGGATGGGCTGAAGCAAAACCTGTCCAAAAGCTGGCACGATGTCCAAGTCTCCAATGC TTATGTGAAAACATCTGAGAAACTTGGAGAGTGGAATGACAAAGTGACACAGTCTGACTT ATATCtttcagccagcagcacactggaggactggaatgaaaaattaacTCAATCAGAAGC ttaTAAGAAGACCCAGGAAACCCTTTCCCAGGCTGGACAGAAGACTTCAGCAGCCCTTTCCAATGTAGGTTCTGTTATCAGCAGGAAGCTTGGTGACATGAG GAATTCTGCAACCTTCAAGTCCTTTGAAGATAGAGTTGGGACCATAAAG ACTAGTATTCGGGCAAATGGCCTCTCAGATATGTGA
- the TPD52L2 gene encoding tumor protein D54 isoform X3, whose translation MESASQDINLYSPNKGLLADAMTDVPVDNAARGAAPEGLSLAEEEELRAELAKVEEEIGTLRQVLAAKERHCGELKRKLGLTPLDGLKQNLSKSWHDVQVSNAYVKTSEKLGEWNDKVTQSDLYLSASSTLEDWNEKLTQSEAYKKTQETLSQAGQKTSAALSNVGSVISRKLGDMSGYSIRHSISMPAMRNSATFKSFEDRVGTIKSRVVGSRENSTDGLHSPSGAGDKPPQDNTPF comes from the exons ATGGAGAGCGCCAGCCAGG ATATCAACCTTTACTCTCCCAACAAAGGTCTGCTGGCGGATGCCATGACAGATGTTCCCGTGGATAACGCGGCCCGGGGCGCTGCGCCCGAGGGATTGAGTCTGgccgaggaggaggagctgagagccGAGCTCGCCAAG GTTGAAGAAGAAATTGGTACTCTCAGACAAGTTCTGGCTGCCAAAGAGAGGCACTGTGGGGAGCTGAAGAGGAAGCTGGGTCTGACTCCCTTGGATGGGCTGAAGCAAAACCTGTCCAAAAGCTGGCACGATGTCCAAGTCTCCAATGC TTATGTGAAAACATCTGAGAAACTTGGAGAGTGGAATGACAAAGTGACACAGTCTGACTT ATATCtttcagccagcagcacactggaggactggaatgaaaaattaacTCAATCAGAAGC ttaTAAGAAGACCCAGGAAACCCTTTCCCAGGCTGGACAGAAGACTTCAGCAGCCCTTTCCAATGTAGGTTCTGTTATCAGCAGGAAGCTTGGTGACATGAG CGGCTACTCCATCCGCCACTCGATAAGTATGCCAGCCATGAG GAATTCTGCAACCTTCAAGTCCTTTGAAGATAGAGTTGGGACCATAAAG TCCAGagtggtgggcagcagggaaaacagcacCGACGGCCTCCACTCcccctctggagctggggacaAGCCTCCACAAGACAACACTCCCTTCTAG
- the TPD52L2 gene encoding tumor protein D54 isoform X2, which produces MESASQGLLADAMTDVPVDNAARGAAPEGLSLAEEEELRAELAKVEEEIGTLRQVLAAKERHCGELKRKLGLTPLDGLKQNLSKSWHDVQVSNAYVKTSEKLGEWNDKVTQSDLYLSASSTLEDWNEKLTQSEAYKKTQETLSQAGQKTSAALSNVGSVISRKLGDMRAHSISHSLSGYSIRHSISMPAMRNSATFKSFEDRVGTIKSRVVGSRENSTDGLHSPSGAGDKPPQDNTPF; this is translated from the exons ATGGAGAGCGCCAGCCAGG GTCTGCTGGCGGATGCCATGACAGATGTTCCCGTGGATAACGCGGCCCGGGGCGCTGCGCCCGAGGGATTGAGTCTGgccgaggaggaggagctgagagccGAGCTCGCCAAG GTTGAAGAAGAAATTGGTACTCTCAGACAAGTTCTGGCTGCCAAAGAGAGGCACTGTGGGGAGCTGAAGAGGAAGCTGGGTCTGACTCCCTTGGATGGGCTGAAGCAAAACCTGTCCAAAAGCTGGCACGATGTCCAAGTCTCCAATGC TTATGTGAAAACATCTGAGAAACTTGGAGAGTGGAATGACAAAGTGACACAGTCTGACTT ATATCtttcagccagcagcacactggaggactggaatgaaaaattaacTCAATCAGAAGC ttaTAAGAAGACCCAGGAAACCCTTTCCCAGGCTGGACAGAAGACTTCAGCAGCCCTTTCCAATGTAGGTTCTGTTATCAGCAGGAAGCTTGGTGACATGAG GGCTCACTCCATCTCACATTCCCTTAG CGGCTACTCCATCCGCCACTCGATAAGTATGCCAGCCATGAG GAATTCTGCAACCTTCAAGTCCTTTGAAGATAGAGTTGGGACCATAAAG TCCAGagtggtgggcagcagggaaaacagcacCGACGGCCTCCACTCcccctctggagctggggacaAGCCTCCACAAGACAACACTCCCTTCTAG
- the TPD52L2 gene encoding tumor protein D54 isoform X5, with protein sequence MESASQDINLYSPNKGLLADAMTDVPVDNAARGAAPEGLSLAEEEELRAELAKVEEEIGTLRQVLAAKERHCGELKRKLGLTPLDGLKQNLSKSWHDVQVSNAYVKTSEKLGEWNDKVTQSDLYLSASSTLEDWNEKLTQSEAYKKTQETLSQAGQKTSAALSNVGSVISRKLGDMRAHSISHSLSGYSIRHSISMPAMRNSATFKSFEDRVGTIKTSIRANGLSDM encoded by the exons ATGGAGAGCGCCAGCCAGG ATATCAACCTTTACTCTCCCAACAAAGGTCTGCTGGCGGATGCCATGACAGATGTTCCCGTGGATAACGCGGCCCGGGGCGCTGCGCCCGAGGGATTGAGTCTGgccgaggaggaggagctgagagccGAGCTCGCCAAG GTTGAAGAAGAAATTGGTACTCTCAGACAAGTTCTGGCTGCCAAAGAGAGGCACTGTGGGGAGCTGAAGAGGAAGCTGGGTCTGACTCCCTTGGATGGGCTGAAGCAAAACCTGTCCAAAAGCTGGCACGATGTCCAAGTCTCCAATGC TTATGTGAAAACATCTGAGAAACTTGGAGAGTGGAATGACAAAGTGACACAGTCTGACTT ATATCtttcagccagcagcacactggaggactggaatgaaaaattaacTCAATCAGAAGC ttaTAAGAAGACCCAGGAAACCCTTTCCCAGGCTGGACAGAAGACTTCAGCAGCCCTTTCCAATGTAGGTTCTGTTATCAGCAGGAAGCTTGGTGACATGAG GGCTCACTCCATCTCACATTCCCTTAG CGGCTACTCCATCCGCCACTCGATAAGTATGCCAGCCATGAG GAATTCTGCAACCTTCAAGTCCTTTGAAGATAGAGTTGGGACCATAAAG ACTAGTATTCGGGCAAATGGCCTCTCAGATATGTGA
- the TPD52L2 gene encoding tumor protein D54 isoform X7: MESASQDINLYSPNKGLLADAMTDVPVDNAARGAAPEGLSLAEEEELRAELAKVEEEIGTLRQVLAAKERHCGELKRKLGLTPLDGLKQNLSKSWHDVQVSNAYVKTSEKLGEWNDKVTQSDFYKKTQETLSQAGQKTSAALSNVGSVISRKLGDMSGYSIRHSISMPAMRNSATFKSFEDRVGTIKSRVVGSRENSTDGLHSPSGAGDKPPQDNTPF; encoded by the exons ATGGAGAGCGCCAGCCAGG ATATCAACCTTTACTCTCCCAACAAAGGTCTGCTGGCGGATGCCATGACAGATGTTCCCGTGGATAACGCGGCCCGGGGCGCTGCGCCCGAGGGATTGAGTCTGgccgaggaggaggagctgagagccGAGCTCGCCAAG GTTGAAGAAGAAATTGGTACTCTCAGACAAGTTCTGGCTGCCAAAGAGAGGCACTGTGGGGAGCTGAAGAGGAAGCTGGGTCTGACTCCCTTGGATGGGCTGAAGCAAAACCTGTCCAAAAGCTGGCACGATGTCCAAGTCTCCAATGC TTATGTGAAAACATCTGAGAAACTTGGAGAGTGGAATGACAAAGTGACACAGTCTGACTT ttaTAAGAAGACCCAGGAAACCCTTTCCCAGGCTGGACAGAAGACTTCAGCAGCCCTTTCCAATGTAGGTTCTGTTATCAGCAGGAAGCTTGGTGACATGAG CGGCTACTCCATCCGCCACTCGATAAGTATGCCAGCCATGAG GAATTCTGCAACCTTCAAGTCCTTTGAAGATAGAGTTGGGACCATAAAG TCCAGagtggtgggcagcagggaaaacagcacCGACGGCCTCCACTCcccctctggagctggggacaAGCCTCCACAAGACAACACTCCCTTCTAG